The sequence below is a genomic window from Nicotiana tomentosiformis chromosome 6, ASM39032v3, whole genome shotgun sequence.
aatatgctaAGTGGAGAGTACATAccatgtaatcttgatgaaccacgttcttcactgagaattctcttgtgtaagtctgaattttccaagaaaataaagataatatcattagagattaatgagatattttaacacatggcacaagagtatactatttaaagtatgagactgagcaaaatctaatctaattatgtacaaaattcacaaattgtctaaccaatttttgagttagaactggttccttttaggtgatcttaatcatccctaattctaacatgttcctttcaaattgatctctacttagagcttttgtgaagatgtcagttaTTTGCTTGTTAGTGGCACAAAGttccacagtgatcaaacccttttcatagttgtccctaaaaaagtgatgcctaacatctatgtgcttagttcttttgtgatgaaccgggttcttggtcatactaattgcactggtgttatcacaaaagatggggatacaacctacatcaattgtaaagtccattaattgttgtttgatccacaacaattgagcacaacatgagacAACAGCCaaatactcagcttcagcagtagacaagaccattttgctttttggtggcccaagacacaagacatgagccaagaaagtatgCCATACCTGAATTGCtttttctatccacaagaaaacatGCATTATCAGTATCAACATATCTCACTAAGttaaaattactaccttttggataccatagataAAGGTCaatggtgccttttaggtatcgtAAGATCCTCTTGAcggcagtcaagtgagactcctttgaatttgcctgaaatctagcacaaaggcctaaAGTGAAAACAATGCCAGGACTACTAGCAGTGAAATATAACAAAGAGaaaatcattcccctatacaacttcttaTCAACAGGTGAACCAGGTTCTTCTATATCCAATTTTGTGGCAGTTgttataggagtgtcaatttctttggaattttccattttaaaccttttaagcaactctttcacatacttttgctgatggatcatagttccatttgaattttgtttaatttgtaagcctaaaaagaaattaagttcacccatcatactcatttcgaattcactccccattagtttgacaaattctttacttaacttattagTAGTTGCTTCAAAGATTATATCattaacatatatctgaactaccaaaagatatttacctttttctttcaagaacagagtattgtcaattttacctctcttgtagtcatgctcaagtAAGAATTTTGAcagtctttcataccatgctcttggagcctgcttgagcccataaagtatcttgtcaagcttgtacacatgattaggatattccttgctttcaaagcccggaggttgcttgacaaacatttcttcctttagatagccattgaggaaggcactcttgacatccatttgatggagagtgaattccatgtaagcagcacaggctataaggagtctaactacttccaatcttgcaactggagcaaaagtctcatcatagtctatgccctcatcttgactatatccttgaaccaccaatcttgccctTGTTCCTTGTTattgttccatcttcatcaagtttgtttttgaagacccattttgtgccaatttaCTGATATGTCCTTGGGTCTTGATACCAAATGTCAAACTTGACTTCTTTctaattggttgagttcatcttgcattatAGTCACCCAGTCTTCATCCTGCAAAACCTCACcaacatttttaggtttaatAATAGATGAAAAAACATCAAAAtcacaaagattcttcaaagaagatctaGTTTTGATTCcataggttggatcagtaattatgttctcaatgggatgagaactttgatactggTAAGGTTTTACAACCACCTGGTTTCCCCTAGATGTTCCTTCGatgttttgttgctgaggaacatgtttatggacaggttccctcgaggtttgaAGATCAGTTCTtctttgttcagttccccctgTCAGGTTGCCCTATATAGAAGGAACTGTTCCATCACATGTACCTTCTTctggtgcagcttcagtctgggctgtggttttatttgagtttcataccagcccaattgcttcatcatcatgttcctgtatcacagaaagaatgttagtttcatcaaaaaccacatgtacactttcttctacacacatattttttttgttataagtcttataagctttactatgtgaagaatatcccaagaatactccctcatcacttctaggATCatacttacctagggagtctttaccattattgtgcacaaagcacttgcatccaaatgccctaagataggatatatttggctttctccctttaagtaactcatagggagtcttctcattAAGATGCCTAGTCATGCACTTATTTATGATGTACCAAGTAGTTTTCACAGCTTCTTCCCAGAAGCTATGGGACAGTTTACTAGAAAGAGGCATAGTCCTAGTCATTTCttccaatgtcctattctttctttcgactactccattttgttgtggagtcctaggagcagaaaaagtTATttatgagtttttctaacaaaagaagtgaacatgtcaaagttcatctttagatgttaaaaacagtgtccaagtaaacctagagtaatcatcaacaagcaccataacatatctcttaccacctatGCTCAttgttctcattggtccacataaatccatatggaccagttccatcgacCTGGTGGTACTTaccatttttttgctttttaaagAGGATTTTACCTCCTTCCCTACTGCACAAGCCTCGCAAACTTtttcttccttgaacttaatgttaggcagccctatcaccaagtccttggagactagtttgttgagttggcttagactagcatgtccaagtctcttgtgccaaaggaggggatcattgtccaacacacttaagcaagtgagttcattatctgaaagtgtggacagatccacCACATATATGTTATTCGCTCTTTTTCCCtacaaaacaatcttgtcagtggtaataTTTATCACAAAGCATTTTATAAAGGCGAATgcacctctatcacacaattgtgatacacttatttgACTGTACTTCAGCCCATCTATAAAGTatacattctcaatagagtgagaatcagacTTTTCGACCTTtacaaccccaatgatctcatctTTCTTTCTATTTCCAAAGGAGATATTACCTCCTTTAAGATCCTCAAGTGAAAgaaactggttcttgcttcctgtcatgtgctttgaacatccactatccatgtaccatatttggctgctccccttcacttggacctgcaaaaggaaatcagggtttattcttaggaacccaaactagtttggatcCCTTTCTATAGGGAAAAGGataaatcaaattctttttagccgaatttggcagcctatttttccctAGAACAAACTTTTTGTTCTTTTGAACTGCCttctcttttgcagtgcattcactcttATAGTGACAAGTGTTACCACAGTATGTGTAAATCATGTTCTCATGGAGtatgaggtacttgcttttgcgATCCAACTTAGGTGAAGAGTTCCCAAAGCCGagtcctcttctgttgctactatgatgttcttGTAGCTATGAAAGTGCATCAGAGGACCTATTCTATTTACAAGTTCTGTATAGATCATGCTTAATCTTGTTTAGATCCTCTTTTAGGACTCTTACCTGTTCATCCCTCTTATACAACTTATCTTTCATTTTTCCTACAtttcttctaaagtgagttgtgtgtgatcagcTATCTTTTTGCATGTTCCTAATTTTAATTTTcaattttcagatctaagttctaggatagttgtgtcaagtgcatgaacctagTTCTTTAACATATCATTTTCACTTTTAGTTTCACAAGCCCTAAGTTCCAGGTTTTTGCACTTagcttttaaaatcacacattATTTTGACAGATGTTCCTTTTCATTACTCACATCCTCAGATTAATCAATTAGCTCTAGTAGTAACTCAGATAACCTTTATTTAGACAcaaatttaatcttgtctttgagatgaaagacacttacctcagtttcttcatcagattcccCAATGGCCATGAAcgcatctgagctttctccccaagaagcaaccatagccttggttgatcctttgttattgcttttcttgggttgaacatgttccttcttcctgttccttcgttcagctctttccttcttccattcaatttccccaCAGAGGACAatttttgatgtggtgatcagtttTTCCACACTTATAGTAgccatcattggtttgcttctTAGGGGCTTTTGCCTTGCTGTATCTTTCACTTCTTGAAAGACCCTTTCCTCTCCTCACGTACTTCTTGATGTTtttggtgatcatagccatttcatcatcttccagattagaaccttcagtgattctaaGTGCCAAGCTCCTTTCCTTTTTAGGTACATCTATTTTCATGATTTGTCTCCTAAGTTCTCCAATCAATTCATTTAGTGGGagagggaaaatattttttgattccTGGATGGTattgattttgctctcccaagtgatAGGCAAGACCCTAGTGAGTATCTTCTCGACTCTTTCTTCTTTAGGGATAATCCTCCAAGAGATTTTAGCTCATTTGTTagtgtagtgaaccttgtgtacattTCTTGAATGGTTTTTCCAtccttcatagcaaagttctTATACTGAGAGAACAATAGAGTTCCTCTAGATCTCTTCACCTGAGTTGTTTCTTCATGGACCACTTGTAGTATGTCCCAAATTTGTTTAGCAGTGGAACAACCTTGGATTCTGCTATACTCATCTGGACCAAGCCTACAAACATTCCACTTCTTGGCTTTAACATTCTTCTCCCACTTCTTCAAGTACTCAGCAGTGCAATCCGCTATTCtctttggcacatctactccttcagcatttttcttcaaggtagccagtggaccatcagtgacaatgtcccatagctcatagtcctctcctTGAATGTGATCTCTCATTCTGTTCTTCACCAAGAGTAGTACTAGCCATTAAAGAGTGGTGTCCTaacagtggattgcccttcccaattTATAGGTGGTGTACTCATCTTGagcttctcctaaggtgttagcctcttcaaggagaaTATGTTGATAAGTGTGAATTTTGATCACTTATTAGCACCATTTTGCTtctgttttagtccgaaagtattgatttatgtttccaACACTAATGAAAGTGTGAAAATTGTAGAAATGTTGGAAATTAAGGCTATCATGAAGAAACAAGACTCAAAAAAGAGTGTTCTGACTCACAAGCCAAGAAGGTGCGCAACACACAAGAAGTGCGATTCGCAGAGGTATTTTTGCGACCGTAGAAAaaagtacggaccgcagaattctcTCAGCAGCCGCAGAATTGGTGAAGAAGCCCAGGAGATTTTAAGCAGATGCGcgaaccgcacatgaattgtgcggccgcagaataggGTCTACACTGACAAATATtcaaaagttcagagagtgtgcaaatgaccaagacttgaagccttgcttgaagtgcggaccacacaagaatTGTACAGTCATAGAAGCTGACTTGCAGTCGCAGACCAAATTGTGCGACTGCAGAATCCAAGTTCTTGCAAGCTGAAGCAatatgcggaccacacatggaattatgcggccgcaggaTCTCCCGAaaggcatttttgtcagcgaattttgggccactataaatagacgggaatcacattttaggtcaagtttgaagtttgagcagctgtagccgttgtattttgctattttaggaagtttgtgatcattttgggatttaaacatcatattttatcattttaattttacattatgagtttaattagtatttcttctttattttcctcattttccactatgagtagctagacttttactaaggttgtgacccaaccctagtgtgtaaaccttatgggtatttaatttaatgcttgtttatgattgagtgttgattatttagccttttttatgctttaattttagaattaatggctgcaaacattgattcatgcctttatgacttggtctttacttgagaaagagggacctagtctaagaaaacttggctaacaatgaattgggttaattgaggatttgattagcttaattaaagggtttgaactagatatAGGGAAAACCCGACTTTAGTTCATATCAACTAGttagcttgatacccatttgggcttgagaaatccAAATTTGGCAAAATCACTATatgactgagaggtattgagtgggtaactcagagttgagagctataatacaccctgatCAATAAAATAAGTGTTAATGTACtcaacccattaggcgaacacctaggtgaagttCACATCCCTAGGATTTTTAACCATTTGGTAAaactaaaaaaaacaaaaaaaaacaataatTCATTTTCTAGTTTCTTCTCCTTAGTTTATAATTGTTAATGAaaatttagaagtagaaaacaaaacCATTTATTTGGAAGTGCAATATAGTTATTTCATTTGCTCTTATCAATTCTATaccctaacacccatattaaaTTCCCTGTGGAAATTGACCCCGACTTttattgggtactattcttccaacgaccgttttcactcactattgagtgcggattggacgtggatcaatttttggcaccgttgaCAGGGAGTTAAAacagtgttagctatatatttgagtgtgaTTTGAAATATATTCTTTCACTTCCATATTACCAATTTGTTTAAGAAATTTTAAGTAcaaccatggcgaacaatgagctcaaaaatttgcctttgggggaaTTGAACGGCGAGGAAGAACAAGTAGAGGAGGTACCTCATGAGCCACAAGCCAATCGAAGAGGCGGGGTACCTCATGGCaatgtgcccgttccacccccacctccaccacgagcggctctaCACCAGATATTGCCCAACaaaggttatgctagtgcaatagtcacTCCTTGTATTAGAGCgagcaacttccaaatcaccaatgtgatgctcactttgcttgagcaacggtGTTTCTTTACCGGtgcttcaactcaaaatacttataaacatttgaagggcttTATTGATACATGTTAggggagcaagcaaactaatgttttcgaggatgcattgaggctaaggcttttttctttctctctacgggggaaagctttagattggatggaacgattgccgaaccattcaattcacacttgggatgagttggcggaaaagttcattgctaagtttttctctaccgggcacatggctacacttcgagatgagatcttggcattcaagcaaaagctgaatgaaccactacacgagatatgggagtgctatagaacaatggttaaggaatgtcccaacaacgatatgatggaaaacatgattcaacaaaccttctattatgggattaacacaaccaaccaacgtgtagtgaatcaactagtTGGTGGGAACTTTATCACTACGCCTTATGCGaaggcgtgtgagattttggatgagatggcgaaAACATCGTTGGCTTGGCAATCCCGGGACAATGTTCCACAAGGCGATCCGAATATGATCCACCTTtacaaagaattgcaagaccatggtcaagccattgccgaattgaccacTACCATGGCTCAACTAGCATAAACTCAACTAAACCAAGTTCAAGCCCCTAAGCAAGTTAATGCTATGGATGGACTGAATATGTTGGTAAACAagaggaggaccaagggtccacaggTGCAAACTCGAGTGGAGAGCTATGTACAAGATGATGGTggttttgagcaagatgattcctacaatgaacaagaggaggaagtttaatatgtgaacaattttcaagggcaaagaaataactTCCACGACCCAAGCCAACAATAATAGCAACCACAAAACAATCATGGCAATTGGAATTCCAACAATCAAGGAAATAGAAGTGGAAACAAAAATCAagagaattggcataacaacataaataaaggaaattggagtggaaacaaccaaggaaattggggaggcaacaatcaaggtggatggagtaccaatcaaggcaaccgggggtcggaTTTTCAAAGTCCCctaatgtatcaacaaccgagcaacccacctccttatccttcccatggtacaagttcttcaaacaatgatatGGGATGTATTGAAAgtatgtttaagcaaatgatggaaaagaatgccgattcgaatgcccaacttgcctcacacaacacatcaatccgcaacatagaagttcaaatggggaaaatctcccAAGCTTTAAATTCTTGTCCTAAGggagcactaccaagtgacacggtggtaaacccaaaggatGGTAACAATACGGGACATGCCATGacggttatcacaagaagtgaaagaggcaggaatgcacccacctcaagtggaaggtgacttgttgatgatgatcaagtgatgcaagaagaagagatcccgaacaatgttgtTCAACCTAATGAGGAAGTTCGGATCGATATTGAtaatagtgtggaagagactcaagaggaggtgaacccgtctaaagaacacattattgacatatcGGAGCCGGTAATGCAAAAGGATAAGgtaccattgcctaagcctccacctccatactcTCAAAGActcgccaagcaaaatggtgagaattaattcaaatgatgaagaacATGAACAAATGAAGAGGAGCACAGCACCCTCCGCACATGATTGGCTAATCAAAGTCAAAGCGGTCAGCTTCTTTTGAATAGGTCACCAGAAAGATCCAATCGtcaaaatcaataaaaaaggcCATCATGGACCAGTGTTCTCGAAGAGAAAATTGTGATGGAAAAAGCGTGAGGAGAATTCTCTCAACCAATGTGCCATTGgtcgaagctttggaacaaatgctctgttatgcaaagtttatgaaggatcttgtgacaaagaagcggtcaatgaatgttgagactatcaaagtcactcatcaagtgagtgctattgttcATTCAATAAcccctaagttggaggatcccggtgctttcatgattccttgtacaattggaagtgcttAGTTTGCTAAAACTcgttgtgatcttggggcaagtacaaatttgatgccctattcagtttGTAAGACTTTGGGGATTGGACAACCAAGACCAACCTCTATGGGATTGTAAATGGTCGACCGAACCATGAAAAGATCGTTAggtgtgattgaagatgttttggtccgggttgataaatttattcttttagcggattttgtcattctagattgtgaggttgattatgaagtgccaattattcttgggagacctttccttgatacgggtaaggctctttgtgatgttgaagccatagaactcacttttcgggttggtaatgaaaaagtggtattctaTGTGTGTAAATCCATGCGGCAAcaaaatagcaatgaggtgtatTCTTTGGTGGATTTGGTGACTGATGTCATTGTAGATGATGCAAGtactacaatcaatgttggtgatatgttggaggccgtcttgctcaactttgatgatggcGAGATAGAtgacttcatggaatgtgtgaactctttgcaagaaatggggtcgtacaactatgcaccgcggaaattgtccttggatcttgaaaataggaagactcctcctacaaagccttttaTTGAAGAGtcacctaccttggagttgaatccattacctccacatcttcggtatgaatttcttttcccttgttctactttatcgattattctttcctcttatttaactaacgtgcaggtagat
It includes:
- the LOC138893510 gene encoding uncharacterized protein, with the translated sequence MRDHIQGEDYELWDIVTDGPLATLKKNAEGVDVPKRIADCTAEYLKKWEKNVKAKKWNVCRLGPDEYSRIQGCSTAKQIWDILQVVHEETTQVKRSRGTLLFSQYKNFAMKDGKTIQEMYTRFTTLTNELKSLGGLSLKKKESRRYSLGSCLSLGRAKSIPSRNQKIFSLSH